A window of Methanobacterium formicicum DSM 3637 contains these coding sequences:
- a CDS encoding universal stress protein, which produces MSDQIIEKILIPTNGSEYANKAVKHALWLASASGAEIIALNVIDTSSLVALPEEHIRVQTLKLLKEEGNKALIKISDLLETEGDNQKKIKLTTLIKEGSPTDVIVKTVEEESIGLITIGTSGKQGINRFVLGSLAENVVKAVSCPVLVVH; this is translated from the coding sequence TTGTCTGATCAAATCATTGAAAAGATTTTAATTCCTACAAATGGTTCTGAATATGCAAATAAAGCTGTAAAACATGCACTATGGCTTGCCAGTGCAAGTGGTGCAGAGATTATTGCTTTAAACGTGATTGATACTTCTTCATTAGTTGCTTTACCAGAAGAGCACATAAGAGTGCAAACTTTAAAACTGCTTAAAGAAGAGGGAAATAAAGCACTTATAAAGATATCTGACCTGTTGGAAACTGAAGGAGATAATCAGAAAAAAATTAAACTGACCACTCTTATTAAAGAAGGTTCTCCTACAGATGTAATAGTTAAAACTGTTGAAGAAGAAAGTATAGGCTTAATCACGATTGGTACTTCTGGAAAACAGGGAATTAATAGATTTGTACTGGGGAGCCTGGCTGAAAACGTGGTTAAGGCAGTATCTTGTCCAGTTCTGGTTGTTCATTAA